In one window of Macadamia integrifolia cultivar HAES 741 chromosome 2, SCU_Mint_v3, whole genome shotgun sequence DNA:
- the LOC122088513 gene encoding DNA-directed RNA polymerase II subunit RPB7-like, producing MFFHIVLERNMQLHDCHCGPNLRDKLVAKLMKDVEGTCSGRHGFVVPITGVDDIGKGLIRDGTGFVTFPVKYQCVVFRPFKGEILEGVVTMVNKFHRRSIVGSWMHC from the exons ATGTTCTTCCACATAGTGTTAGAGCGTAACATGCAGCTCCATGATTGCCATTGTGGCCCTAATCTTCGTGATAAGCTCGTCGCTAAGCTTATGAAGGATGTTGAGGGCACTTGTAG TGGACGTCATGGATTTGTGGTGCCAATAACTGGGGTGGATGACATCGGGAAAGGGCTGATTCGTGATGGAACAGGCTTCGTAACATTTCCCGTCAAGTATCAATGTGTTGTCTTCAGGCCTTTCAAGGGTGAGATTTTAGAAGGGGTTGTTACCATGGTCAATAAG TTTCACAGAAGAAGCATAGTTGGATCATGGATGCATTGTTGA